In the Corynebacterium anserum genome, TGTCCCGCGAGCCCGTAGAGTGTCCAGCGGAGGGATGGAGATGGAGTTGGAGGGCGAGTGTGTTTCAGTCATGTCGACAACCATAACGTGTATAGACAGACCTGTCTAGGTGGAGTGTCGGCGATCAGCGCTCGCCCTCTGGATAAAGGAAACGGCGCACCGGCCCATGCGAATCCTCCACAACGTCTTCTGAGCAATCGGACATATCGAAGAGTTTGGTGAGGCGCCCCGTCTCCGCGCGGAATTGTGGCCAATCTGGCTCAATACCATGAGCGAAGTTCGCAACAATGGTATGGAAACGGCGAGCCAATGGTTGGAGACGCTGCGGTGCATAATCACCACAGAAACGTGTCACCGTTAAAGGAGCCACGTTTAAACAATCGAACACTAATGCCAGATCGCCACAATGCTGTGCGTCTGTCCCTCGCTCCTGCACATTGCCCGGTCCTCCATGAAATTCATATACCCATGTCGGTGCCTGTCGGGAATGAGCTTCCATAGTGGCTACGCTGAACTTACGGATTGATGCATCGCCGATCGCCCGCCCCATAGGACGTGGAGGCTCAACCGAATTGCAATAACGGAGCCACTCATCCCAATCCTGAGACCTAGCTGGTATGCCAAACTTCTGAGAGACACGTGGAAGCCATGCTTTTGCCCATTTCCGGCGCAACGGGTTATCGGAGCGATACGCCGTATCCAGGCGCTCAGCAAAACCCACTCGGGCGAATTCATCTCGCAAAGAGCCAGTGAGTAACGGTACCGGATGCATATTCGCCGGCATGTGAGGGGACAGGCCTACCGCGCAGTCATCGTAGTAACGCCGTGCAAAATACTTGAAAGCCCTGTCTACCCGTTCCTGGCTCAGTGAAGAAACATGCTCATAGGTTAATGGTCCGCCCAGCATCATCTTCGCTGTTCCCGTGCGCTGTTCCCACGACTGTCTCGGTGCACCTTGGGAGAGCACAACTGCACGGTGTATGAGATCTTTCGTGCGCGGGCTGCCCAGGGCATAGGTCACCAACGTTCCGCCCGCCGATTGCCCCATTGCCGTGACGTTGCTGGCATCACCGCCAAAGGCTCCGATATTGCGCTGTACCCACCGCAGACCCTCAATCACGTCTTCTACCGCACGAAAATAAGGAGGTTCAGCGGCGGCGTCGAAATCCCCGGGAAGAGGTTCTCCCTCTAAGGGCAAGAAACCCTCGAACCGGAAGCGGTAATTGACGGTGACAAGAATGCAACCAGACTGGGCAAAAGCATCGCCCCGGTACCACGAGGTATCTCCGTGCCCCTCCTGAAAGCGACCGCCGTGAACGAACACGATCACCGGCAGCTTATCCTCAGGGTCGATTTTTCCTGCAGGTCGAGTAACAGACAATGTACAGCGTGAATTCGCCCCTTGCGGGATCGCCTCCACTACACCGCGGAAAGGCTGCACCGGACGCGGGGGAGCAAAGCGTTCGGCGACAGTCTGGGGCTCCTGCACGAAGGGGATGGCTGTCCAATGGGAAGCTGTGGGGCCACTCCACCCCCGAACTGTTCCGTCAGCGATACGGACATCGAGTTCTGGGTTCGGCTGTGCAGTGATGGTCATAGTTTTCAATGTTAGAGGTTAGCGGCCGTAAAGTGAGGGGCTATGGAAGATTTCCTCGCACCGTCAGAATTGCCATATGAACTCCCAGACTTTGCTCACATCCAGGTTGATAGCCTGGTTCCAGCATTTCGCACAGCGTTGGCCGACCATTGTGCGGAGATCACTGCCATTGCAGAAAATCCGGCTGAACCGACGTGGGAAAACACCATGGAGGCGCTGGAAGCGGCGGGCCAGATGCTTAACCGCGTGTTGGTGATCGTCTATAACTACGCAGGCACGATGGCTTCCCCCGATGTCCTCGACGTAGAGTCGACCGTCTCTGGTGAGCTGGCTCAGCACATGTCGAGCATCGTGCTCAATGAGAAGTTGTGGTCTCGCGTTCGTGCTGTGCCACAACAACCGGAAGGCAGCGAGGAAGCAGCGTTGCAGGAGTACTGGCTACGACGTTTCGTCCGTGGCGGGGCCAACTTATCTGCCGAGCAGCGTGAGACACTTCGCTCCATCGACGCCAGGCTTGCTGCCCTCACTACCTCTTTCGGGGCACAACTCCAACGATCCACCGAGCAGCATGCTGTTTATATCGAGAATGAGAAGGAACTGCAGGGACTGGATGAGTCTACGAGGACCCAACTTGCAGCAGCTGCTAGGGAAGCGGGGAAAGCAAGCGGGTGGTTGATCCGCTTGGGGCTTCCGAGCGTGCAACCGATCCTTGAGAACCTGGCGGATGCCCGCACGCGCGCGAAAGTTTACGAGGCGTCTCTACACCGCGCCGGGCACGATAACGATGAGACCCTGTTGGAGATCGTGCGTTTGCGGGCACAGCGTGCTGAGTTGCTGGGCTATGGCTCCCATGCGGACTATGTGGCAGAAGTAGAGACAGCGGGTTCGGTGAAAGCCGTTGAAGAATTGCTTCATTCCCTCACGCCTGCTGCTGTGGCCAACGCCTATGACGAATATAAACAGGCGCAGGACAAGCGCAATGTGGTTGAGGATGGGGAAGAGCAACACCCTATGACGGCGGCAGATTGGCCGTACTGGTCAGCGAAACTGCGTGCGGAACAGCTCAATGTCGATGAAGCCGAGTTGAAGAGGTATTTTCCTTTAGAACAGGTGATGGTCGATGGTGCTTTCTACGCAGCCGAACGGTTGTATGGCCTGAGGGTTACCGAGCGCACTGATCTGGTGGGATACCATCCGGATGTCCGGGTGTGGGAGATCTGCGAGAGGGATGACTCCGCTCATCCCGGCGCAGAAATAGGTCTTCTTCTCACCGACATGTATGCGCGACCGACGAAACGGGGCGGCGCGTGGATGAGCAGTTTTGTTGATCAGTCCAATCTCATTGGGCAACTGCCTGTGGTGGTTAATGTCATGAACATTGCCAAACCGGCGGATGGTGAGCAGGCATTGTTAACGATGGACGAGGTGACCACTGTATTCCACGAGTTTGGTCATGCGCTGCACGGACTGCTCTCAGATGTGCGCTACCCAAGTCTTTCCGGCACTTCTGTCCCTCGGGACTTTGTGGAGTTTCCATCGCAGATCAATGAAAACTGGGC is a window encoding:
- a CDS encoding carboxylesterase family protein, with product MTITAQPNPELDVRIADGTVRGWSGPTASHWTAIPFVQEPQTVAERFAPPRPVQPFRGVVEAIPQGANSRCTLSVTRPAGKIDPEDKLPVIVFVHGGRFQEGHGDTSWYRGDAFAQSGCILVTVNYRFRFEGFLPLEGEPLPGDFDAAAEPPYFRAVEDVIEGLRWVQRNIGAFGGDASNVTAMGQSAGGTLVTYALGSPRTKDLIHRAVVLSQGAPRQSWEQRTGTAKMMLGGPLTYEHVSSLSQERVDRAFKYFARRYYDDCAVGLSPHMPANMHPVPLLTGSLRDEFARVGFAERLDTAYRSDNPLRRKWAKAWLPRVSQKFGIPARSQDWDEWLRYCNSVEPPRPMGRAIGDASIRKFSVATMEAHSRQAPTWVYEFHGGPGNVQERGTDAQHCGDLALVFDCLNVAPLTVTRFCGDYAPQRLQPLARRFHTIVANFAHGIEPDWPQFRAETGRLTKLFDMSDCSEDVVEDSHGPVRRFLYPEGER
- a CDS encoding M3 family metallopeptidase, whose translation is MEDFLAPSELPYELPDFAHIQVDSLVPAFRTALADHCAEITAIAENPAEPTWENTMEALEAAGQMLNRVLVIVYNYAGTMASPDVLDVESTVSGELAQHMSSIVLNEKLWSRVRAVPQQPEGSEEAALQEYWLRRFVRGGANLSAEQRETLRSIDARLAALTTSFGAQLQRSTEQHAVYIENEKELQGLDESTRTQLAAAAREAGKASGWLIRLGLPSVQPILENLADARTRAKVYEASLHRAGHDNDETLLEIVRLRAQRAELLGYGSHADYVAEVETAGSVKAVEELLHSLTPAAVANAYDEYKQAQDKRNVVEDGEEQHPMTAADWPYWSAKLRAEQLNVDEAELKRYFPLEQVMVDGAFYAAERLYGLRVTERTDLVGYHPDVRVWEICERDDSAHPGAEIGLLLTDMYARPTKRGGAWMSSFVDQSNLIGQLPVVVNVMNIAKPADGEQALLTMDEVTTVFHEFGHALHGLLSDVRYPSLSGTSVPRDFVEFPSQINENWAVEPEILGHYARHIDTGQPLSAELIGAVRQQAKWAQGFATTEYLSACIVDLAWHKLSAEEAEKVTDIDAFEKRAVEDAGLYVEGLVAPRYRSAYFNHIFSGGYSAGYWSYLWAEVLDADGFQAFIDTGAARGEEHEGGDIDAEDVRFAGDRFRRMILSRGATIDYEDAFWMFRGQQRSVEPLLRRRGLSGAISEP